The window TGGAATCAAGCAAGTGTACCATGCACTAATTTGAGTCACTGGCTCATTTTCCTACTTTTTTGAtttgcaaagaaataattttattgatgtttttctCTAGCAGGTGGAAATCATAATAGAATCATGCAAGGCAGGAAAGAGTTGCTAGGCAActattttcagtatttaaaaaaactCCAAACCTTCGTTTTAAATATCAGAAACTTTAGTTATCTTGAATTTGACTTTTAGTGAACCTATGCAGTTTACAAAAGTTACACTACTCTTGTCCTGTTTCTCAGTCTATAAAAGCCTTCACCAATGATGGCACATTCTTCAAAGATAATTTTAGACCTGGGTCATGCTAGTTGCTTTGTGTGTTTGAGAACTATTGACAGGAGGATTCTTAAATGCTGTTTTCAATGTTCTTGGAGTTAAAATTATGCCTACGCAACTCTTGGGTACTTCAGAAAAGTGAATTCATTGTAGGCATTGGATTGTAATTTTACTTTGACATAAAACTCCTTCAAcctcctacccccaccctgcaaaaataaataaataaagtcaattGATTTGCCATGAATGAGTTCAAGAATTTTGAAACACTGCTGGTCATTGCACCAAGGGCAGCCTTGTGGGGCTAGGGGGATTTGCACGTATTTATCAGCTCTGGTGCTGCCTAAAGCCTGGAGGGTGGTTCCCTATGGTTACAGACGTATTTCCTGTGAATGGAAAGTTGAATGACCTCCTCAAATTGGCCTGTAGCTGACTGTGATATCCATAGAGGCCCCAAAGGAAGACAAAACAGTACTTTGACATTTCTGGTATGCTTCCATCATCATGACTTCCCAGAGGCCATTGGAAATGACACCTGTCAAGCACCTGACACCTGAGGCAGACCTGCTGCTAAAGGGCATGTGTTTCATGCATGTCCAGATGCTAGAGATGCAGGAGTCATTATCCTCTGCACACAGTGTCACTGAATTCTGAAAGGGACAATATTGGTATTTCCTAGTTTGGCTGGTGGGTCTTGAACAAAGTGAGGATTGACAAAGTTTGCCTTTGACTCATGTTGATTTCTCCTGTGCTATTCTATTCAAAGAGTTCTCTGCTGACATTCTGGCTGTCTAGAAACCCTAGCAGAGTATTCTCCTGTCATTTGAATGTACAGAACAGCTGGGCTCATCTCCTGTTAGAGTTTTGAGCCTTCATAAAGGCTTTTTTGGTGTCACCAAacaactcccaaatcatgacatggagacttattattagttatgaatgcttggccttatcttatgcttgtacTACTAACTCTTACAAcaaatttaacctgtttctcttcatttgtcttttgccttgaggctttttacctttctttcattctaaatgtcctgctctgtgactggctggctggctggctggctggctggcagctggaaGGCTGGCTCCAGgcatctgtctccctctctccttcattcacattcattctctctctctctctcccctctccctctctccctctctccatctctctctcacctagattcttcctccaactcattctctctgcccaccaaccccacctatctattggctgttcacctttttattagaccaatcatgtgccttaggcagacaaggtgaaacagcaacacatctctacataattaaacaaatacaacataaacaaatgcagcacacctttacatagttaaagtaatactcTACAACAatcccccctttttgtctaaataaaaagaaaggttttaactttaacatagtcacatagtaaaactatatacaataataacaattatcaactaagaattatatttataattatatatctagtccatttgtatttgtcaGATTTAGAAGAAATACTCCATTctttatcttatcttggtgattccaaagctctgtacctaatttaccttctataaTAACTAAGGagaactgtaactataactatctggtctttaATTCCATCAAAAACCCctgaaggatatattacctgagtaaacaggaagtgcagtgtaagccacttccaaaactatagaaacaacagagacatctggctgcctgaacagtcacccaagattcctctgcaacattgggacattcatctttggcctacaagcctagaatatctggcagacttctCAATGAATTAGGAATTTTGAATgattgtcttggcaaagtttagcagtctTTTTCCATTGTATCCAGCTTGTacagtttgtacagcatactcTCAGCAATCAAGGCaatggcagtttcttgcccaaatggctagctttgccacaatgaaagcaaattccatatggaggttctttgatgcccatcatacttttatgaagtagattggtgctgccaggagcagacatgcctcactgtcatgaaaaagccttaggttattaaacatcttaaatgccatattctgtaggtttctgaagcatttgaagaatatctatctatctaaaatatatctctttaaccttgaaaacatacctaatatgactagaAGTTTGATTATTGTAGATGGATAACTACTAAcctgaatttcttaattatacattacatttttaaatgagctgcataagcacaacaCCCCATataagagtagaaacacacatacagtgtaacaaaaacaactttaaatttgtatcaatataccaaaatccactccaatgtaaaatatttgaagttaatAGTTgccattttatcttctttttttcattgttaggAGAGAATTTTATTTGATAGTGTCATCTTAAACTGCAAGGATGTTCATTAAACATCACAATCAAACATGTCAAAGGAGAAGCCATGTTGTCACAATGCCTACTTACCCCCCGCCAGATACCTCAACTCACCCTTGCTGACTTTCTataccctttttttctttttattaaacaagAGTAAGTAGACAGATACATGTTTGTAAATGCTAACTGTCTATATTCACATAGAGACACAGTGTAATCTCTGAGCCCAatatacagagaaaggaaaaaagctagAATTCTATGCATTACTACACAGGGGCCTAGCACCCCCAGCCTCTAACAGAGCCAAGGGGGCggaagggtttttcttttttcccacagAGCACCATGGTGGTATTGAATCCACAGTTTGAGACAACAAaggataaaaatgaatttagaacACAATAGTGGAGATTCCTTTCCTGTTGTATTTTGTTCAAGATATTACCCCCAAAATATGTTGAGAACCATGGTGTTGAGAAGAGACCTCAGGAACAGGGCTACTGAGCACAGGAAGGTGTGGGAGGGGAATGACCGCAacttgttcccagggactggagaaaatttaaaaaaagaaaataagaaagagggTTGGGATTCATCAGTCTTCTGTGCTAGTCATCCTCGCCTTCAtccacctctccttcctccccttcatcatcatcttcatcttcttcacCTTCATCTTCATCCCCTTCTTCATCAATATCTTCCAAGCCTTCCtattcttcatcatcatcatcatctgccTCTCCTTCTTCATCATCCATCTCAGAAACCAAATAGTGTTGCAAGGGGTTTGGCCAAACACCGGCTCTGATGACCTCTCCTAACTCAGCTGCACCGACATCAGAATGGTCAGTCAACTGGTAAAGCAGCTCCGGCTCTTCGTACAACCTCTTCCTGCTGGCCTTACTCTGCCTTTGACTTGAGCATTTTGTCAAATCCTTTCCAGATTTCCATTTGATTTCAGTGGACTTTGAAGATGGGTTGCCACTCTCATTTAGATGAAATTCTTTGGAGagaactttattttcaaagtgaGGATTTTCATCAGAATAAGAATTTATTCTGTAACCTGATCTAATGTCTTCACATTCTGTCACTTCAGCTCTGGTCAAGTGATGTAGACCCTCTTCGTCTTCCTCCCCAAGCAGTGCAGACACGTGTGGATGGTTGACAAATGTGGTTACCCAAAAATTTGGGATTTTGGCGATCAATTCTGACCTCTTCTGAAAAAATAGTTGGCAGagtttgttatatttttgttctACTTTCAGAATGCCCCCACTGGCTTGTTCATCAAGTCTGTCTGTTTCATGTTGAACTCCATCAATGTGTTCAATTGCTTCTTGCTGTTCTTTTTGTCCCTTCAGCAGGCTGGGAGAGGCCGACTTGTCCTCCAGCTTTGGGGCAGGAGCCAATTTGGGTTTcttgggctgaggcaggagtgcAGATTGCCGTTTGGGGGCCATGGCACAAGGGAAGAGGCCgggagccagaggccagaggcctgaTGCTCACAGCAGGAAGGAACTCACAGGAACTCATCATTTTATCTTATATTCCTATATCCCCCcacaaatgatgacaaacatacataacccaccaaatgatcAAAAAtcacccaccctacctcttggaaatgtggcgTTTTTGtcctctagactgcttcctgttgtctgaggaagacagcatctttaggtgaccctgagaaaatttagataatggtcaagtcctggggaaACCAGTTGTAACACTTCTTGTCCAGGCTCAGAATGGTTCCCATGCAGAGGGATCAGGATATACCTCACCTgacttgtagtttttcttggcttatttctttatgtctgtagtcaagattttcaggaggaCTCCCTTGATCAATCTATTAACCTCAAAGGAATCCACAGTTTTTTGTttccctgtggaaacaaaggtatAACCTCTTCCAAAAACACAATATGTTTTCTGacttctatttttaatgttaaaatattcctaaagtatctagattggtttaattcagcagtcacttttacaatccaatgtctctcagcatctGTTGTtcactcatcagcattcaaaaaaatt is drawn from Onychomys torridus chromosome 6, mOncTor1.1, whole genome shotgun sequence and contains these coding sequences:
- the LOC118585522 gene encoding protein SET-like, with amino-acid sequence MAPKRQSALLPQPKKPKLAPAPKLEDKSASPSLLKGQKEQQEAIEHIDGVQHETDRLDEQASGGILKVEQKYNKLCQLFFQKRSELIAKIPNFWVTTFVNHPHVSALLGEEDEEGLHHLTRAEVTECEDIRSGYRINSYSDENPHFENKVLSKEFHLNESGNPSSKSTEIKWKSGKDLTKCSSQRQSKASRKRLYEEPELLYQLTDHSDVGAAELGEVIRAGVWPNPLQHYLVSEMDDEEGEADDDDDEE